The following coding sequences lie in one Vibrio casei genomic window:
- a CDS encoding rRNA large subunit pseudouridine synthase E, translating into MSTPSHSRSAPKQRSKFKTDQTTEKEKKTLHTSPKKCQSSLHSPHSRKPKSIPTITAKNRVVLLFNKPYNTLSQFTDGEGRKTLADFIDVKNVYAAGRLDRDSEGLMVLTNDGILQAKITQPKSKSPKTYWVQVEGAPTKNDLDKLRQGVELKDGMTLPAKVEIMSEPTLWERNPPVRFRAAIPTTWLAITIIEGRNRQVRRMTAHIGFPTLRLIRYSIGDWSLNDLKPGHYQVIKTEI; encoded by the coding sequence ATGTCCACCCCTTCTCACTCTCGTTCTGCCCCCAAGCAACGCAGTAAGTTTAAAACAGATCAGACCACTGAAAAGGAAAAGAAAACTTTACATACTTCGCCTAAAAAATGCCAATCATCACTTCATTCCCCTCACTCACGCAAGCCTAAATCCATTCCGACCATCACAGCTAAAAATAGAGTTGTCTTATTATTTAATAAGCCATATAACACACTAAGCCAGTTTACCGATGGTGAAGGACGAAAAACTTTAGCCGATTTTATTGATGTCAAAAATGTCTACGCGGCTGGTCGTTTAGATAGAGACAGCGAAGGATTAATGGTGCTCACGAATGACGGTATACTACAAGCAAAAATTACCCAGCCAAAATCAAAATCCCCCAAAACATATTGGGTTCAAGTTGAAGGTGCACCTACTAAAAACGATTTAGATAAATTGCGCCAAGGCGTCGAACTTAAAGATGGCATGACCTTGCCCGCAAAAGTGGAAATCATGAGTGAACCAACATTATGGGAACGTAACCCTCCCGTACGGTTTAGAGCGGCGATTCCAACAACCTGGCTTGCTATTACCATCATTGAAGGACGCAATCGCCAAGTACGCAGAATGACGGCACATATTGGATTTCCTACGCTACGTTTGATTCGCTATTCGATTGGAGATTGGTCATTAAACGATCTGAAGCCAGGCCACTATCAAGTAATAAAGACAGAAATTTGA